One Polaribacter sp. SA4-12 genomic window carries:
- the pyrF gene encoding orotidine-5'-phosphate decarboxylase: protein MTTQQLIAQIRKKKSFLCIGLDVDLNKIPSHLLKEEDPIFAFNKAIIDATHHLCVAYKPNTAFYEAYGIKGWQSLEKTIQYLNSNYPEIYTIADAKRGDIGNTSTMYAKAFFEDLAFDSVTVAPYMGKDSVEPFLAFKDKHTIMLALTSNEGAFDFQTKEVNGRELYKEVLETSKGWKNSENLMYVVGATKAEYFAEIRKIVPTSFLLVPGVGAQGGNLQDVCKYGLSENVGLLINSSRGIIYASNNKDFAAKATVKAEELQKEMSEILNQ from the coding sequence ATGACAACACAACAACTTATTGCCCAAATTAGAAAGAAAAAATCATTTTTATGCATTGGATTAGATGTGGATTTAAACAAAATCCCATCGCATCTTTTAAAAGAAGAAGATCCTATTTTTGCCTTTAACAAAGCAATTATTGATGCGACTCATCACCTGTGTGTTGCTTACAAACCCAATACTGCTTTTTATGAAGCTTATGGTATAAAAGGTTGGCAATCTTTAGAGAAAACAATTCAATATTTAAATAGTAATTACCCTGAAATTTATACAATTGCAGATGCAAAACGTGGAGATATTGGTAACACCTCAACAATGTATGCAAAAGCATTTTTTGAAGATTTAGCGTTCGATTCTGTTACGGTTGCTCCTTATATGGGAAAAGATTCTGTAGAACCTTTTTTAGCTTTTAAAGACAAACATACCATTATGTTAGCCTTAACTTCTAACGAAGGCGCTTTCGATTTTCAAACAAAGGAAGTGAATGGTAGAGAATTATACAAAGAGGTTTTAGAGACTTCTAAAGGATGGAAAAATTCTGAAAACTTAATGTATGTTGTTGGCGCTACAAAAGCTGAATATTTTGCTGAAATTAGAAAAATAGTACCTACTTCTTTTCTTTTAGTTCCTGGTGTTGGAGCACAAGGAGGTAATTTACAAGATGTTTGTAAATATGGTTTATCAGAAAATGTTGGTTTGTTAATTAACTCTTCTAGAGGAATTATTTATGCTTCGAACAATAAAGATTTTGCTGCTAAAGCTACTGTAAAAGCTGAAGAATTACAAAAAGAAATGTCAGAAATTTTAAATCAATAA